One stretch of Chryseobacterium sp. LJ668 DNA includes these proteins:
- a CDS encoding catalase, whose protein sequence is MDSKKLTSGSGAPYFEHQDSQTVGARGPVLLQDFILQENLAHFVRERIPERIVHAKGSGAYGKFTVTHDISQYTKAKLFSQVGNSCKMFARFSTVGGEKGSADTARDPRGFALKFYTEDGNWDLVGNNTPVFFIKDAKKFPDFIHTQKRVPKTNLKSATMMWDFWSLNPESLHQVLILMSDRGTPYGYRHMHGFGSHTFSMINENNERTWVKFHFKTKQGIKNFSNEDATKMAGENPDFAQEDLCNAIENGDFPKWTMYIQVMTEDQAREFRWNPFDITKVWFQGDFPLIEVGEMELNEIPNNFFAHVEQSIFSPSNLINGISFSPDKMLQGRLFSYPDAHRYRVGVNAHQLEVNRCPFAVNNYQRDGFMADSSEYQDKPNYHPNSFDDIKPDSSYKNFEYELDSNHVANYNRNENDDDHYTQPGLLYTKAMNQVDRDHLVQNIVDHMSGIDGPKRDEIINRQLCHFFRANIELGMKVASGLTINIDSNMMNHLK, encoded by the coding sequence ATGGATTCTAAAAAATTAACATCGGGCAGCGGTGCCCCATATTTTGAGCATCAGGATTCTCAAACTGTCGGTGCAAGAGGTCCGGTTTTATTACAGGATTTCATTTTGCAGGAAAATCTCGCCCATTTTGTGAGAGAAAGAATTCCTGAAAGAATTGTGCATGCAAAAGGAAGCGGAGCATATGGAAAGTTTACGGTTACACATGACATTTCACAATATACAAAGGCAAAATTATTTTCGCAGGTAGGAAATTCATGCAAGATGTTTGCCCGCTTTTCTACCGTTGGCGGTGAAAAAGGAAGCGCAGATACAGCGAGAGACCCCCGCGGATTTGCTTTAAAATTCTACACAGAAGACGGAAATTGGGATCTGGTGGGTAACAACACACCGGTTTTCTTTATCAAGGATGCTAAAAAATTCCCCGATTTTATTCATACCCAAAAAAGAGTTCCTAAAACCAATCTAAAAAGTGCTACGATGATGTGGGATTTCTGGAGTTTAAATCCGGAATCACTTCACCAGGTCCTGATTTTAATGTCTGACAGAGGCACACCTTACGGATACAGACATATGCACGGATTTGGATCTCATACTTTCTCAATGATCAACGAAAACAATGAAAGAACATGGGTTAAATTTCATTTTAAAACCAAACAAGGAATTAAAAATTTCAGCAATGAAGACGCTACAAAGATGGCCGGTGAAAACCCGGATTTTGCTCAGGAAGATCTTTGCAATGCAATTGAAAACGGAGATTTCCCAAAATGGACCATGTATATTCAGGTAATGACCGAAGATCAGGCAAGAGAATTCAGATGGAATCCTTTTGATATCACCAAAGTATGGTTCCAAGGTGATTTTCCTTTAATTGAAGTCGGAGAAATGGAATTGAATGAGATTCCAAATAACTTTTTTGCTCATGTAGAACAATCAATCTTCTCACCAAGTAACTTAATCAACGGCATCAGCTTTTCACCGGATAAAATGCTTCAGGGAAGATTATTCTCTTATCCTGACGCTCATAGATACAGAGTTGGCGTGAATGCACATCAGCTCGAAGTAAACAGATGCCCTTTCGCAGTAAATAATTATCAGAGAGACGGTTTTATGGCAGATTCAAGTGAATATCAGGATAAGCCCAACTATCATCCAAATAGTTTTGATGATATCAAACCTGATTCATCCTACAAAAACTTCGAGTATGAATTAGATAGTAATCACGTCGCCAACTACAACCGTAACGAAAATGATGATGATCATTACACGCAACCGGGATTATTATATACCAAAGCGATGAATCAGGTAGATAGAGATCACCTCGTTCAAAATATTGTAGACCACATGAGCGGAATTGACGGTCCTAAAAGAGACGAAATAATCAACCGACAGCTGTGCCATTTTTTCAGAGCAAATATCGAATTGGGTATGAAAGTAGCATCGGGTTTGACAATTAATATCGATTCAAATATGATGAATCATTTAAAGTAA
- a CDS encoding LysR substrate-binding domain-containing protein codes for MNIQQLEYLIAVDKYKHFGKAAQACFITQPTLSAMIQKFEDELDVKVFDRTTHPIRTTDVGLQIIDQAKVIIEAVNELKNKANLLNNILGGTINLGIIPTVSSFILPTEIFHFLEENPKILMNVKEMTTDNIIKALKSGELDAGIISTPYDNANEFYHDFLFNEELMIYSSDTEANKKNTFIVPDELNVEKVWLLEEGNCLRNQFENICHLKENRLKPKNLEFLASNIQTLVHMVDKVGGISILPELALNQLSEEQKSKVFRFKKPFPYREISIIYYKPTFKQKIIDELGTFIKNSLSEKLNFNKNSKDYVSIKPQ; via the coding sequence ATGAACATTCAGCAATTGGAATATCTTATCGCTGTCGATAAGTACAAACATTTTGGTAAAGCTGCTCAGGCTTGTTTTATAACCCAGCCTACTTTGAGTGCGATGATACAGAAGTTTGAAGATGAGCTGGATGTAAAAGTTTTTGACAGAACTACCCACCCTATTCGTACCACTGATGTGGGATTGCAAATTATTGATCAGGCGAAAGTTATTATTGAAGCCGTCAACGAGCTTAAAAACAAGGCAAATTTATTAAATAATATTTTAGGCGGAACCATCAATTTGGGAATTATCCCAACGGTTTCATCATTCATCCTACCTACTGAAATTTTTCACTTCCTGGAAGAGAATCCAAAGATTCTGATGAATGTAAAGGAAATGACTACCGATAATATTATTAAAGCATTAAAATCAGGAGAATTGGATGCAGGAATCATTTCTACACCATATGATAATGCCAACGAATTCTATCATGATTTTCTGTTCAACGAAGAGCTGATGATCTATAGTTCTGATACCGAAGCCAATAAAAAAAACACGTTTATTGTTCCTGATGAGTTGAATGTAGAAAAGGTATGGCTTCTGGAAGAAGGAAACTGCTTGAGAAATCAGTTTGAAAACATCTGTCATCTCAAAGAAAACCGATTAAAGCCTAAAAATCTTGAATTTCTGGCGTCTAATATTCAGACTTTAGTTCATATGGTTGATAAAGTAGGTGGAATCAGTATTTTACCGGAACTGGCTTTAAATCAATTATCTGAAGAGCAGAAAAGTAAAGTTTTTAGATTTAAAAAACCATTTCCTTACAGAGAGATCAGCATTATTTATTACAAACCTACTTTTAAACAAAAAATCATCGATGAATTAGGAACTTTTATTAAGAATTCTCTTTCAGAAAAGCTGAATTTTAATAAAAATTCTAAAGATTACGTGAGCATTAAGCCTCAGTAG
- the metK gene encoding methionine adenosyltransferase: MSYLFTSESVSEGHPDKIADQISDALIDNFLAYDKASKVACETLVTTGQVVLAGEVKSDAYLDVQTIAREVINGIGYTKGEYMFNGDSCGVISAIHEQSPDINQGVDRAVNDESFEAKANAQGAGDQGMMFGYATNETANYMPLALDLAHTILKELSAIRREDSAIKYLRPDAKSQVTIEYSDDHRPVRIDSIVVSTQHDDFAAEEEMLNKIREDIKNILIPRVVALQTEEIKSLFNDQIKYHINPTGKFVIGGPHGDTGLTGRKIIVDTYGGKGAHGGGAFSGKDPSKVDRSAAYATRHIAKNLVAAGLADEVLVQVSYAIGVAEPCGLYINTYGTSKTGLNDGDIAKKVSTIFDLRPYAIEQNLKLRNPIYQETASYGHMGREHFIADKTFNKGHKNELTLTGLEFFTWEKLDKVEEIKSAFGI; this comes from the coding sequence ATGTCTTATTTATTTACGTCTGAATCAGTTTCAGAAGGGCACCCAGATAAAATTGCCGACCAGATTTCCGATGCGTTAATCGATAACTTCTTAGCATATGATAAAGCTTCAAAAGTTGCTTGTGAAACATTAGTGACTACAGGTCAGGTTGTTTTAGCTGGAGAGGTGAAATCTGATGCGTATCTTGATGTACAGACGATCGCAAGAGAGGTAATCAACGGAATTGGATATACGAAAGGTGAATATATGTTCAACGGTGATTCTTGCGGAGTAATTTCTGCAATTCACGAACAGTCGCCGGATATCAATCAGGGTGTTGACAGAGCTGTAAACGACGAATCTTTTGAAGCCAAAGCAAATGCACAGGGAGCAGGTGATCAGGGAATGATGTTTGGGTATGCGACTAATGAAACGGCTAATTATATGCCTTTAGCTTTGGATCTTGCACACACTATTCTTAAGGAACTTTCTGCGATCAGGAGAGAAGATTCTGCGATCAAATATCTTCGTCCTGATGCAAAAAGCCAGGTAACCATTGAATATTCTGACGATCACAGACCGGTAAGAATTGATTCTATTGTAGTTTCTACTCAGCATGACGATTTTGCAGCTGAAGAAGAAATGCTGAATAAAATAAGAGAAGACATTAAAAATATTTTGATCCCGAGAGTTGTAGCTTTACAGACTGAAGAAATCAAATCTTTATTCAACGATCAGATCAAATATCACATCAATCCTACAGGGAAATTTGTGATCGGAGGTCCTCACGGAGATACAGGTCTCACAGGCAGAAAAATTATCGTTGATACTTACGGCGGAAAAGGTGCTCACGGTGGCGGTGCTTTCTCAGGAAAAGATCCTTCAAAAGTAGATAGAAGTGCTGCATATGCTACAAGACATATTGCTAAAAATCTAGTAGCTGCAGGTCTTGCTGATGAAGTTTTGGTACAGGTTTCCTATGCAATTGGTGTTGCTGAGCCATGTGGTTTGTACATCAACACATACGGAACTTCAAAAACCGGTTTGAATGACGGCGACATTGCTAAAAAAGTTTCTACAATTTTTGATTTAAGACCTTACGCAATCGAGCAAAATCTTAAATTAAGAAATCCTATCTATCAAGAGACAGCTTCTTACGGTCACATGGGAAGAGAGCATTTTATTGCCGATAAAACTTTTAACAAAGGTCATAAAAATGAGTTGACATTGACAGGTTTGGAATTTTTCACCTGGGAAAAATTAGACAAAGTAGAAGAAATAAAATCCGCTTTTGGAATTTAA